In Streptomyces chartreusis, the following proteins share a genomic window:
- a CDS encoding nucleotidyltransferase family protein translates to MTEKQAPPVAGLLLAAGGGRRLGGRPKALLPHRGRPLVEHAAGVLRTAGLTRVHVVLGARAAAVREQAELGDCVLVENPDWADGMGSSLRAGLDSLAGTGARAALVSLVDQPGIGPEAVARVLAAYEDETSLVSAAYDGVRGHPVLFGAAHWAGIAATATGDQGARAYLKEHRGSIRLVECGDVAQPYDIDTEADLSHLE, encoded by the coding sequence ATGACTGAGAAACAAGCGCCTCCGGTCGCCGGTCTGCTCCTCGCGGCCGGCGGCGGACGACGCCTCGGCGGACGGCCCAAGGCCCTGCTCCCGCACCGCGGCCGGCCGCTCGTCGAGCACGCCGCCGGAGTCCTGCGCACGGCCGGCCTCACCCGTGTGCACGTGGTGCTGGGGGCGCGGGCCGCCGCTGTACGGGAGCAGGCGGAGCTAGGTGACTGCGTACTGGTGGAGAACCCGGACTGGGCCGACGGGATGGGGTCCTCGCTGCGCGCCGGGCTCGATTCGCTGGCCGGCACGGGCGCGCGGGCGGCGCTCGTCTCGCTGGTCGACCAGCCCGGCATCGGCCCGGAGGCCGTGGCGCGGGTGCTCGCCGCGTACGAGGACGAGACGTCACTGGTCTCGGCCGCCTACGACGGGGTACGCGGGCATCCGGTCCTGTTCGGCGCGGCCCACTGGGCCGGTATCGCGGCGACCGCGACCGGCGATCAGGGAGCACGCGCCTATCTCAAGGAGCACCGGGGGTCGATCAGGCTCGTCGAGTGCGGGGACGTGGCTCAGCCGTACGACATCGACACGGAGGCCGACCTGAGCCACCTTGAGTGA
- the aceB gene encoding malate synthase A encodes MSAPAPSPLAIVDAEPLPRQEEVLTEPALAFVAELHRRFTPRRDELLARRAERRAEIARTSSLDFLPETAAIRADDSWRVAPCPPALQDRRVEITGPTDRKMTINALNSGARVWLADFEDASAPTWENVVLGQVNLSDAYTRNIDFTDERSGKSYALKDAEELATVVMRPRGWHLNERHLQVDGVPVPGALVDFGLYFFHNAQRLLDLGKGPYFYLPKTESHLEARLWNDVFVFAQDYVGIPQGTVRATVLIETITAAYEMEEILHELRDHASGLNAGRWDYLFSIVKNFRDGGAKFVLPDRNAVTMTAPFMRAYTELLVRTCHKRGAHAIGGMAAFIPSRRDAEVNKVAFEKVRADKDREAGDGFDGSWVAHPDLVPIAMESFDKVLGDRPNQKDRLREDVHVEAADLIAIDSLEARPTYPGLINAVQVGIRYIEAWLRGLGAVAIFNLMEDAATAEISRSQIWQWINAGVEFENGEHATPELARKVAAEELANIRAEIGEEAFAAGHWQQAHDLLLEVSLDEDYADFLTLPAYEQLKG; translated from the coding sequence ATGTCCGCACCAGCGCCGTCCCCGCTGGCCATCGTCGACGCCGAGCCCCTGCCGCGGCAGGAGGAGGTCCTCACGGAGCCGGCCCTCGCCTTCGTGGCCGAGCTGCACCGCCGGTTCACGCCCCGGCGTGATGAACTCCTCGCCCGCCGCGCCGAGCGCCGCGCCGAGATCGCCCGCACCTCCTCGCTCGACTTCCTCCCGGAGACCGCAGCGATCCGCGCAGACGACTCCTGGCGGGTGGCCCCGTGCCCGCCCGCGCTCCAGGACCGCCGGGTCGAGATCACCGGCCCCACCGACCGCAAGATGACCATCAACGCCCTCAACTCGGGCGCCAGGGTCTGGCTCGCCGACTTCGAGGACGCCTCCGCGCCCACCTGGGAGAACGTCGTCCTCGGCCAGGTCAACCTGAGCGACGCCTACACCCGGAACATCGACTTCACCGACGAGCGGTCCGGCAAGTCGTACGCCCTCAAGGACGCCGAGGAGCTCGCGACCGTCGTCATGCGCCCGCGCGGCTGGCATCTGAACGAGCGTCATCTCCAGGTCGACGGCGTGCCGGTGCCCGGCGCCCTCGTCGACTTCGGGCTGTACTTCTTCCACAACGCCCAGCGCCTGCTCGACCTCGGCAAGGGCCCGTACTTCTACCTGCCGAAGACGGAGTCGCACCTGGAGGCCCGCCTCTGGAACGACGTGTTCGTCTTCGCGCAGGACTACGTCGGCATCCCGCAGGGCACCGTCCGCGCGACCGTCCTGATCGAGACGATCACGGCGGCGTACGAGATGGAGGAGATCCTCCACGAACTGCGCGACCACGCCTCGGGGTTGAACGCCGGCCGCTGGGACTACCTGTTCTCCATCGTCAAGAACTTCCGTGACGGCGGCGCCAAGTTCGTCCTGCCGGACCGCAACGCGGTCACGATGACGGCCCCGTTCATGCGGGCCTACACCGAACTCCTCGTCCGCACCTGCCACAAGCGCGGCGCGCACGCGATCGGCGGCATGGCCGCGTTCATCCCGTCCCGCCGGGACGCCGAGGTCAACAAGGTGGCCTTCGAGAAGGTCCGCGCCGACAAGGACCGCGAGGCCGGCGACGGCTTCGACGGCTCCTGGGTCGCCCACCCCGACCTTGTCCCGATCGCCATGGAGTCCTTCGACAAGGTCCTCGGCGACAGGCCGAACCAGAAGGACCGGCTGCGCGAGGACGTCCACGTCGAGGCGGCCGACCTCATCGCGATCGACTCCCTGGAAGCCAGGCCGACGTACCCGGGTCTGATCAACGCCGTCCAGGTCGGCATCCGCTACATCGAGGCCTGGCTGCGCGGCCTCGGCGCGGTCGCCATCTTCAACCTCATGGAGGACGCGGCAACCGCCGAGATCTCCCGCTCCCAGATCTGGCAGTGGATCAACGCGGGCGTCGAGTTCGAGAACGGCGAGCACGCCACGCCTGAGCTGGCCCGCAAGGTCGCCGCCGAGGAACTGGCGAACATCCGCGCCGAGATCGGCGAGGAGGCCTTCGCCGCCGGGCACTGGCAGCAGGCCCACGACCTGCTCCTGGAGGTCTCCCTCGACGAGGACTACGCGGACTTCCTGACGCTGCCCGCGTACGAGCAGCTCAAGGGCTGA
- a CDS encoding SelT/SelW/SelH family protein, whose product MSGRVEIEYCTQCRWLPRAAWLAQELLTTFEAELSELALKPGKGGIFVVRVDGETVWDRREQGFPEPTAVKQAVRDRVAPGKSLGHSDKASQE is encoded by the coding sequence ATGAGCGGTCGTGTCGAGATCGAGTACTGCACCCAGTGCAGATGGCTGCCGCGCGCGGCCTGGCTGGCGCAGGAACTGCTCACCACCTTCGAGGCGGAGCTGTCCGAACTGGCGCTGAAGCCGGGCAAGGGCGGGATCTTCGTCGTCCGCGTGGACGGCGAGACGGTCTGGGACCGCCGGGAGCAGGGCTTCCCCGAGCCGACGGCGGTCAAGCAGGCCGTACGCGACCGAGTGGCCCCGGGAAAGTCCCTGGGCCACTCGGACAAGGCGTCGCAGGAGTAG
- a CDS encoding HipA family kinase gives MMREVTATRYVEPLRSGGSVPGVVEADDLGIYVVKFTGSAQGRKALVAEVIVGELARALGLRFPELVLVHFDPAVADSEPHQEVRELHAASAGVNLGMDFLPGARDFTPEVAKTFRVDPLEAGRIVWLDALTANVDRTVHSSNLMIWPTSGTVPPRLWLIDHGAALIFHHRWDGADPEKSYDFRHHALGHSTPDVRAADAELAPRVTEELLRTIVDEVPDAWLADEPGHVTPDAARDAYVEHLHARVRASAAWLPTDFPTREELAAEEARRAAKSQAGRPNWLKQVPDLHGKPAAEQDWSVHLG, from the coding sequence ATGATGAGAGAGGTCACCGCGACCCGCTACGTCGAACCACTGCGGTCCGGCGGCTCCGTGCCCGGTGTCGTCGAGGCCGATGATCTGGGCATCTACGTCGTGAAGTTCACCGGCTCCGCGCAGGGCCGCAAGGCGCTGGTCGCCGAGGTGATCGTCGGGGAGCTGGCGCGGGCCCTGGGGCTGCGGTTCCCCGAGCTGGTCCTGGTGCACTTCGACCCGGCGGTCGCGGACAGCGAGCCGCACCAGGAGGTGCGCGAGCTGCACGCCGCGAGCGCCGGCGTCAATCTCGGCATGGACTTCCTGCCGGGCGCGCGGGACTTCACCCCGGAGGTCGCGAAGACGTTCCGCGTGGACCCGCTGGAGGCCGGCCGGATCGTCTGGCTGGACGCGCTGACCGCGAACGTCGACCGTACGGTCCACAGCTCGAACCTGATGATCTGGCCGACGTCCGGCACGGTCCCGCCGCGCCTGTGGCTGATCGACCACGGAGCGGCCCTGATCTTCCACCACCGCTGGGACGGCGCCGACCCCGAGAAGTCCTACGACTTCCGCCATCACGCCCTCGGTCACTCCACCCCGGACGTGCGTGCCGCCGACGCGGAGCTGGCCCCCCGGGTGACCGAGGAACTGCTGCGGACGATCGTGGACGAGGTGCCGGACGCCTGGCTGGCCGACGAGCCCGGACACGTGACGCCCGACGCGGCCCGCGATGCCTACGTGGAGCACCTCCACGCGCGCGTGCGGGCCTCCGCCGCCTGGCTCCCCACCGACTTCCCCACCCGGGAGGAACTCGCCGCCGAGGAGGCCCGCAGGGCGGCGAAGTCTCAAGCGGGCCGGCCGAACTGGCTCAAGCAGGTCCCCGACCTGCACGGCAAGCCGGCCGCGGAACAGGATTGGTCGGTGCACCTGGGATGA
- a CDS encoding DUF429 domain-containing protein produces MDVLGVDACGKQGWVGIRVSDGGYAGSLVDVRLEALIERAGEVSVIAVDMPLGLVERGWRAADLGARVLLGERRSTVFLVAPRAAWLESEYVAAGDRCQELTGQRLSRQAWALAPKLLEARACRLADERIHEVHPELSFRALAGGVPPAFAKKTWRGQNTRRALLAAAGVVLPDVLGEADRVPVDDVLDAAAAAWSADRIARGVAERVPEIAELDAEGRAVEIRY; encoded by the coding sequence ATGGACGTCCTGGGTGTCGATGCCTGCGGCAAGCAGGGCTGGGTCGGGATCAGGGTCTCGGACGGCGGTTATGCCGGGAGCCTGGTGGACGTCCGGCTGGAGGCGTTGATCGAGCGGGCCGGCGAGGTCTCGGTGATCGCGGTGGACATGCCGCTGGGGCTGGTCGAGCGGGGCTGGCGGGCCGCTGATCTGGGGGCGCGGGTGCTGCTCGGGGAGCGGCGCAGCACCGTCTTCCTCGTGGCGCCGCGGGCCGCGTGGCTGGAGTCGGAGTACGTGGCGGCCGGTGACCGGTGCCAGGAGCTGACCGGGCAGCGCCTGAGCCGGCAGGCGTGGGCGCTGGCTCCGAAGCTGCTGGAGGCCCGGGCGTGCCGGCTGGCCGACGAGCGGATCCACGAGGTGCACCCGGAGCTGTCCTTCCGTGCCCTGGCCGGCGGGGTGCCGCCGGCGTTCGCGAAGAAGACCTGGCGCGGCCAGAACACGCGCCGAGCGCTGCTGGCGGCGGCCGGGGTCGTACTGCCGGACGTGCTCGGCGAGGCGGACCGGGTACCGGTCGACGACGTGCTCGACGCCGCCGCGGCGGCTTGGTCGGCGGACCGGATCGCGCGGGGAGTCGCGGAACGGGTCCCGGAGATAGCGGAGTTGGACGCGGAAGGCCGTGCCGTGGAGATCCGGTACTGA
- a CDS encoding IucA/IucC family protein — protein sequence MHLNPPTAADLADRADARALAPLLNCLLREVAEPLREPGADPTGPDGERRVYRLGGTGRLLRVLGERRPAEPEVRVDGAWRRVGHTELVKLVADELRRHTGQSNHELPAEMIDSRDAVAALLTARARATPPDDRYLRSEQSLLTGHPYHPAPKARGGGPVAAWLPYAPEAYARFPLTLLGVREDAVVEEGDTTALDALGEAPPGYRLLPAHPWQLDLAGRELAAAFADGRLLRLGTTDFDAWPTAAIRTLYAPGRDLFLKFSLDVRITNDIRRLWRHDLLRLRRTDTAAATALAAQDGPAAWLADRGYRTAGFAFEELAVLVRDGLRGTVLPGATPLLAAGLVEGFDGSPLAGAEDPESWWEAYLAQVVPPALTAFADHGVVLEAHLQNTLVAVDAAGTPVQALFRDAEGVKLLPEVSREAGWERLVYCLVVNHLVEIAGALVEQHPALDPWPALRRELSRHDLPEIPALLSSPTLPGKTNLLLRWTGADGAAARYLPLPNPLAG from the coding sequence GTGCACCTCAACCCTCCGACCGCGGCCGACCTCGCGGACCGTGCCGACGCCCGCGCGCTCGCGCCCCTGCTCAACTGCCTGCTGCGCGAGGTGGCCGAGCCGCTCCGGGAGCCCGGGGCGGACCCGACCGGCCCGGACGGCGAGCGGCGGGTGTATCGGCTGGGCGGCACGGGCCGGCTGCTGCGGGTGCTCGGCGAGCGGCGGCCCGCCGAGCCGGAGGTGCGGGTGGACGGCGCCTGGCGGCGCGTCGGGCACACCGAGCTGGTCAAACTCGTGGCCGACGAGCTGCGCCGCCACACCGGTCAGTCCAACCACGAACTGCCCGCCGAGATGATCGACAGCCGGGACGCGGTGGCCGCGCTGCTCACGGCACGCGCGCGTGCCACGCCGCCGGACGACCGCTACCTGCGCTCCGAGCAGTCACTGCTGACCGGTCACCCCTACCACCCCGCCCCCAAGGCGCGCGGCGGCGGCCCGGTCGCCGCCTGGCTGCCCTACGCCCCCGAGGCGTACGCCCGCTTCCCGCTGACGCTGCTCGGCGTGCGCGAGGACGCGGTCGTGGAGGAGGGCGACACCACTGCCCTGGACGCCCTCGGCGAGGCCCCGCCCGGCTACCGCCTGCTTCCGGCGCACCCCTGGCAGCTGGATCTGGCAGGCCGGGAGCTCGCTGCCGCGTTCGCGGACGGGCGGCTGCTGCGGCTGGGCACGACCGATTTCGACGCCTGGCCGACGGCCGCGATCCGCACGCTGTACGCCCCCGGGCGCGACCTGTTCCTGAAGTTCAGCCTGGACGTCCGCATCACCAACGACATCCGCCGGCTGTGGCGCCACGACCTGCTGAGACTGCGCCGCACCGACACCGCCGCGGCCACCGCCCTCGCCGCGCAGGACGGCCCCGCCGCCTGGCTCGCCGACCGCGGCTACCGCACCGCCGGCTTCGCCTTCGAGGAACTCGCGGTCCTGGTCCGCGACGGGCTGCGCGGGACGGTGCTCCCGGGCGCGACACCGCTGCTCGCCGCCGGACTGGTCGAGGGCTTCGACGGCAGCCCACTGGCCGGCGCCGAGGATCCGGAGTCCTGGTGGGAGGCGTATCTGGCCCAGGTCGTCCCGCCCGCCCTCACGGCCTTCGCCGACCACGGCGTCGTCCTGGAGGCACACCTCCAGAACACCCTGGTCGCCGTCGACGCCGCCGGGACGCCGGTCCAGGCCCTGTTCCGGGACGCCGAGGGCGTCAAGCTGCTGCCGGAGGTGTCACGGGAGGCCGGCTGGGAGCGGCTGGTGTACTGCCTGGTCGTCAACCACCTCGTGGAGATCGCCGGCGCGCTCGTCGAACAGCACCCGGCCCTGGATCCCTGGCCCGCGCTCCGCCGCGAGCTGTCCCGCCACGACCTCCCCGAGATCCCGGCCCTGCTGTCGTCCCCGACCCTGCCCGGCAAGACCAACCTGCTCCTGCGCTGGACGGGCGCGGACGGCGCTGCCGCCCGCTATCTGCCCCTGCCGAACCCGCTGGCCGGGTGA
- a CDS encoding IucA/IucC family protein — MHRPHSAEAEVAAELAEVRPDLATRYTAELPGARSAVLTRLWRALAYEPLPWVAGRERGGEGLTLRLSDGRRLHGPHADPYATAAYVTDVRLDGTSYDDPARLLSELSVAHGTSFAAELGHSVASLALSRAGQVTRSEDWPSPEWEWEQRVVDGHPFHPNCRSRPGFSVAEQLAYGPEHRPVVTLGPAPVRAEECLVTGAWPRDLRDGERLLIPVHPWQAEHVLKRPRDPYDDGIAAHPLMSLRTLALPGGPHVKTALSARLTSSVRDISGYSIGLSATLSSFAEMLAARMDGLLHVTRTLGAATAGSPDLAAVVRESPQEYAGPGERVVPVAALATTELPRSPAWLARFTRLALTVGLRLLELGVALEAHGQNLLVVLSADGSPVRLVYRDLADIRVGPARLARHGVPVPELTGRIVTDDVTALRRKLFGSLVAGALAGTAGSGPALRTALESVVGDLPDTADVPALRGQPLPTKALTLMRLSPGTPGDQWTLLPNALVTEVF, encoded by the coding sequence GTGCACCGTCCTCACAGCGCAGAGGCCGAGGTCGCCGCCGAACTGGCCGAAGTGCGCCCCGACCTCGCAACGCGCTACACGGCCGAACTCCCCGGAGCCCGGTCGGCCGTCCTGACGCGGCTGTGGCGTGCGCTCGCGTACGAGCCGCTGCCCTGGGTGGCCGGCCGTGAACGGGGCGGGGAGGGCCTGACCCTGCGTCTTTCGGACGGCCGCCGGCTGCACGGCCCGCATGCCGACCCGTACGCGACCGCCGCGTACGTCACCGACGTACGACTCGACGGGACGTCGTACGACGATCCGGCCCGGCTGCTGAGCGAGCTGTCCGTGGCGCACGGGACGTCGTTCGCGGCCGAACTCGGCCACAGCGTCGCCTCGTTGGCGCTGTCGCGGGCCGGGCAGGTGACTCGCTCCGAAGATTGGCCGTCGCCGGAGTGGGAGTGGGAGCAGCGGGTGGTGGACGGGCATCCGTTCCACCCCAACTGCCGTTCCCGGCCCGGCTTCTCGGTCGCCGAGCAGTTGGCGTACGGGCCCGAGCACCGGCCGGTGGTGACGCTGGGGCCGGCGCCGGTGCGGGCGGAGGAGTGCCTGGTGACGGGCGCGTGGCCGCGGGACCTGCGGGACGGCGAGCGGCTGCTGATCCCGGTGCATCCGTGGCAGGCCGAGCACGTCCTGAAGCGGCCCCGCGACCCCTACGACGACGGGATCGCCGCGCATCCGCTGATGTCCCTGCGCACGCTCGCGCTGCCGGGTGGGCCGCACGTCAAGACGGCGCTCAGCGCCCGGCTCACGTCGTCGGTGCGGGACATCTCGGGGTACTCCATCGGTCTTTCGGCCACCCTGTCGTCGTTCGCGGAGATGCTCGCGGCCCGTATGGACGGGCTGCTGCACGTCACGCGCACGCTGGGCGCGGCCACGGCCGGCTCCCCCGATCTGGCCGCGGTGGTGCGCGAGTCGCCGCAGGAGTACGCCGGGCCGGGTGAGCGGGTGGTGCCGGTGGCCGCGCTGGCGACCACGGAGCTGCCCCGGTCCCCCGCGTGGCTGGCGCGGTTCACGCGGCTCGCGCTGACCGTGGGATTGCGGCTGCTGGAGCTGGGCGTGGCGCTGGAGGCGCACGGACAGAACCTGCTCGTGGTGCTGTCGGCGGACGGCTCGCCGGTGCGCCTGGTCTACCGCGACCTCGCCGACATCCGCGTCGGTCCGGCGCGGCTGGCCCGGCACGGCGTCCCGGTGCCGGAGCTGACCGGCCGGATCGTCACGGACGACGTGACGGCCCTGCGCCGCAAGTTGTTCGGCTCGCTGGTGGCGGGCGCGCTCGCGGGTACGGCGGGCTCGGGCCCGGCGTTGCGCACGGCGCTGGAGTCGGTCGTGGGCGACCTGCCGGACACCGCGGACGTGCCGGCGCTGCGTGGACAGCCGCTGCCGACGAAGGCGCTGACGCTGATGCGGCTCTCGCCGGGGACGCCGGGGGATCAGTGGACGCTGCTGCCCAATGCGCTGGTCACCGAGGTGTTCTGA
- a CDS encoding VWA domain-containing protein, whose amino-acid sequence MIRTQRLAAGVCALLAALTAGIAFPAGAVADETTATAPKVDLVIDVSGSMRAKDIDGQSRMAAAKQAFNEVLDATPEEVQLGIRTLGANYPGDDRRTGCKDTAQLYPVGPLDRTEAKTAVATLTPTGWTPIGPALLKAADDLDGGEGSKRIVLISDGEDTCAPLDPCEVAREIAAKGIGLTIDTLGLVPNTKLRRQLSCIAEATGGTFTSVEHTDELADKVNQLVDRAADPVVTPVATTGADRCAKAPTLKSGLYTDREEFGQQRWYRVDVEPGQELRTSVSVSADRAVNPSYGVLLRAVTERGREIVRGEAAGNGRTDVVSTGLRYPKAEADGDDEDSAPAETVCLQVTQSFSAGSGVQSTPGLPLELTVDVVDGPSTSSDVASFGLGRGWWLLGALILTGFLAGVVWGWLSRWRFAVWRTN is encoded by the coding sequence ATGATCAGAACACAACGGCTGGCGGCAGGGGTCTGTGCCCTGCTCGCCGCGCTCACGGCCGGGATAGCCTTCCCGGCCGGGGCGGTCGCCGACGAAACCACCGCCACCGCCCCGAAGGTCGATCTCGTGATCGACGTCAGCGGCTCGATGCGGGCGAAGGACATCGACGGCCAGTCGCGGATGGCCGCGGCCAAGCAGGCCTTCAACGAGGTGCTGGACGCGACCCCCGAGGAGGTCCAGCTCGGCATCCGCACCCTCGGTGCCAACTACCCGGGCGACGACCGCAGGACGGGCTGCAAGGACACCGCCCAGCTCTACCCGGTCGGCCCGCTGGACCGCACCGAGGCCAAGACGGCGGTGGCGACACTGACGCCGACCGGCTGGACCCCGATCGGCCCCGCGCTGCTGAAGGCCGCCGACGACCTCGACGGCGGCGAGGGCTCCAAGCGCATCGTGCTGATCAGCGACGGCGAGGACACCTGCGCCCCGCTCGACCCGTGCGAGGTGGCCCGCGAGATCGCCGCCAAGGGCATCGGCCTGACCATCGACACGCTCGGCCTGGTCCCCAACACCAAGCTGCGCCGGCAGCTCAGCTGCATCGCCGAGGCGACCGGCGGCACCTTCACCTCCGTCGAGCACACCGACGAACTCGCCGACAAGGTCAACCAGTTGGTGGACCGGGCGGCCGATCCGGTGGTGACGCCGGTCGCGACGACCGGCGCCGACCGGTGCGCGAAGGCGCCGACGCTGAAGTCCGGTCTGTACACCGACCGTGAGGAGTTCGGGCAGCAGCGCTGGTACCGCGTGGACGTCGAGCCCGGCCAGGAGCTGCGCACCTCGGTGAGCGTGTCGGCCGACCGGGCCGTGAACCCCTCCTACGGGGTGCTGCTGCGGGCGGTGACCGAGCGCGGCCGGGAGATCGTGCGCGGCGAGGCCGCGGGCAACGGCCGTACGGACGTGGTGTCGACCGGTCTGCGCTACCCGAAGGCCGAGGCCGACGGCGACGACGAGGACTCCGCGCCCGCCGAGACCGTGTGCCTCCAGGTCACCCAGTCCTTCTCCGCGGGCTCCGGCGTGCAGTCCACGCCCGGTCTGCCGCTGGAGCTGACGGTCGACGTCGTGGACGGACCGTCGACGTCGAGCGACGTGGCCTCCTTCGGCCTCGGGCGCGGCTGGTGGCTGCTGGGCGCGCTGATCCTCACCGGCTTCCTGGCCGGTGTCGTCTGGGGCTGGCTGTCGCGCTGGCGGTTCGCGGTCTGGAGGACCAACTGA
- a CDS encoding winged helix-turn-helix transcriptional regulator gives MSPRRSYDQYCSAARALDAVGDRWTLLIVRELLAGPRRYTDLHADLPGVSTDVLASRLKDMEREGISTRRRLPPPGAAYVYELTPRGRELLPVLQALGEWGQAELGERRPTDAVRAHWFALPLLRALDGEGLVEVRLEEGDFHLHVGAEDGPVYGDGPAPGEPDARLVLDSGTCEAVARGEMSVTDALRGGRIEVTGEGTLAKALREA, from the coding sequence ATGTCACCTCGCCGAAGCTACGACCAGTACTGTTCCGCCGCCCGGGCGCTCGACGCCGTCGGCGACCGCTGGACCCTGCTGATCGTCCGGGAACTGCTGGCCGGCCCGCGGCGCTACACCGACCTGCACGCCGACCTGCCCGGCGTCAGCACCGACGTCCTCGCGTCCCGGCTCAAGGACATGGAGCGGGAGGGCATCAGCACCCGGCGCCGGCTGCCGCCGCCCGGAGCCGCCTACGTCTACGAACTCACCCCGCGCGGCCGGGAGTTGCTGCCCGTGCTCCAGGCGCTCGGGGAGTGGGGCCAGGCCGAGCTCGGCGAGCGGCGGCCCACCGACGCGGTGCGCGCGCACTGGTTCGCGCTGCCGCTGCTGCGGGCGCTGGACGGGGAGGGTCTCGTCGAAGTCCGCCTGGAGGAGGGCGACTTCCATCTGCACGTCGGCGCCGAGGACGGGCCGGTCTACGGCGACGGACCCGCCCCCGGGGAGCCCGACGCGCGGCTGGTCCTGGACTCCGGGACGTGCGAGGCCGTCGCCCGCGGGGAGATGAGCGTGACCGACGCGCTACGGGGCGGTCGCATCGAGGTGACCGGCGAGGGCACGCTCGCGAAGGCGCTCAGGGAGGCGTGA
- a CDS encoding pyridoxal phosphate-dependent aminotransferase, whose amino-acid sequence MEFRQSSKLSEVCYEIRGPVIEHANALEEAGHSVLRLNTGNPALFGFEAPEEILQDMIRMLPQAHGYTDSRGILSARRAVAQRYQTLGLTVGVDDVFLGNGVSELVSMAVQALLEDGDEILIPAPDFPLWTAVTTLAGGKAVHYLCDEQSEWYPDLDDMASKITDRTRAVVIINPNNPTGAVYPKEVLEGILDLARRHGLMVFADEIYDQILYDDAVHHSVAALAPDLVVLTFCGLSKTYRVAGFRSGWLVVTGPKQHAKDYLEGLTMLASMRLCANAPAQYAIQAALGGRQSIRDLTTPGGRLREQRDVAWEKLNEIPGVSCVKPKGALYAFPRIDPKVHRIHDDEKFVLDLLLREKIQVVQGTGFNWPTPDHFRILTLPYAEDLEAAIGRIGRFLSGYRQT is encoded by the coding sequence ATGGAGTTCCGGCAGTCGAGCAAGCTGAGCGAGGTCTGTTACGAGATCCGCGGCCCGGTCATCGAGCACGCGAACGCGCTGGAGGAGGCGGGCCACAGCGTGCTGCGCCTGAACACCGGCAACCCCGCGCTCTTCGGCTTCGAGGCGCCGGAGGAGATCCTCCAGGACATGATCCGGATGCTCCCCCAGGCGCACGGCTACACCGACTCCCGCGGCATCCTCTCCGCCCGCCGCGCCGTCGCCCAGCGCTACCAGACGCTCGGGCTGACGGTCGGCGTCGACGACGTCTTCCTCGGCAACGGCGTGTCCGAGCTGGTCTCCATGGCCGTACAGGCACTGCTCGAGGACGGCGACGAGATCCTCATCCCCGCCCCGGACTTCCCGCTGTGGACCGCGGTGACGACGCTCGCCGGCGGCAAGGCGGTGCACTACCTGTGCGACGAGCAGTCCGAGTGGTACCCGGACCTGGACGACATGGCCTCCAAGATCACGGACCGCACCCGGGCCGTAGTCATCATCAACCCGAACAACCCCACCGGCGCGGTCTACCCCAAGGAGGTCCTGGAGGGCATCCTCGACCTCGCCCGCCGGCACGGCCTGATGGTCTTCGCCGACGAGATCTACGACCAGATCCTGTACGACGACGCCGTGCACCACTCGGTCGCCGCCCTCGCCCCCGACCTCGTCGTCCTCACCTTCTGCGGCCTGTCCAAGACGTACCGGGTGGCGGGCTTCCGCTCCGGCTGGCTGGTCGTCACCGGTCCGAAGCAGCACGCGAAGGACTATCTGGAGGGCCTGACCATGCTGGCCTCCATGCGGCTGTGCGCCAACGCGCCCGCCCAGTACGCCATCCAGGCGGCGCTCGGCGGCCGCCAGTCGATCCGGGACCTGACGACCCCCGGCGGCCGGCTGCGCGAACAGCGCGACGTGGCCTGGGAGAAGCTCAACGAGATCCCCGGCGTGTCCTGTGTGAAGCCGAAGGGCGCGCTGTACGCCTTCCCGCGCATCGACCCCAAGGTGCACAGGATCCACGACGACGAGAAGTTCGTCCTGGACCTGCTGCTGCGCGAGAAGATCCAGGTGGTCCAGGGCACCGGCTTCAACTGGCCGACGCCCGACCACTTCCGCATCCTGACCCTGCCGTACGCGGAGGACCTGGAGGCGGCGATCGGGCGGATCGGGCGATTCCTGAGCGGATACCGGCAGACATGA